CCAATCACCGGTACCGCCAGCAGTGGATGCTTCGCAGTGAGCCAATGCCTCTTCCCAGGTTTTACTTGTGGTGGCGGTTTTTTGCCAAACCAAGCCGGTGAGAGAATCTGTTACAATGGCAGCTGAGTGAACGGTGGATTCTGTGAAGTGACCATCGGCCCAAGAAGTGCCCGGAACAAGTAAACCAAACACCAATCCTATCCATGCAAACTTAATCATACTTTATTCCTTCATCCTTAAAGCCAGCATACCTTGAAAAAGCATCTGGCGGCAGCCTGAGCTTCCACGGCAATCGCTCGCGCGGAGAACTTCCTCGAAAATCTGTTTGCTGCACGGTTAATTCTGCCTGAGAATCAAGTGTATTCAAAGCATCAAACACCTGGTAACCACGCCCAAGCTGAATTCTGAGCTTTGCAAATGGGTATTGCTTACGAAAAAATCCTACTTGCGCCTTAAAGCTTGTAAATGAGCGCTTAGCGCGCCACCTACAAGTAAGCTGCCCATTTTTTTCTTTATCGCAATAAAAGTAATACCCAAGAAACAAAAACTTTGCCCTAAGCGCAGCAAGGTCTTGCCGCCAGCCGGCATGCTTCCAGTGGCCACTGTAAGATGCCAGCATTGCTCTAAGCTTTTCAAGCAAAACGGGATCGAAACTTAAGCATAAGCTTTGCTGGTCTTGCTCAACGCATTGCTCCTGAATGCGCTGAAGCTTTTTGGTGATACTGCCAAGTGTGCGCCGGCGCACATACTTATGGGTTGGCCGCACAATATAGCCCAAGAAATTCACGCCAGAGCTGATTCCACTTAATACTTTTGCCTTCTTTTTGAGCTTAAGCTTTAATTTGCTTTGCACGAAATCATCAATGGCATGGTGCCAGTGTTGCAGCTCAGCGCGAGATGCACTTAGCAACACAAAATCATCCACATAGCGCATATAATGCTTTGCTTTAAGCTCATGCTTAATGAATTGGTCGAGCTTGTTGAGGTAAATGTTTGCAAAAAATTGAGAGGTAAGATTACCAATGGGGAGGCCTTGCTCAGGCGATGTGTGGAAAAGGCTTTTATGTGCAGGGATTGCTTTCCATAGCTTTGGGCTGCTTTGCCGCAATACATCCGTTTCAGGCCGGTGATTGAGCAGCACATGGGTTAACCATTGCATTTCCTGAAATCTATGCAGCATACGGCATTGCAGCGGCAAGCTATTGCGAGGCACATGGTATTGCTTCTTTAAGCCATCAAGAACCATGGTTCGAAGCAAAGGCTTATGAACGGTTCCAAAAAAGTTCTCGATATCAAGCTGCAAATAATAAGCTTGGCGCCTTTTGCCTTGGCTTACTTTTTGAAGTTGCCGCTGCAGATAATCTACAGCAGCATGCACACCCTTTTGAGGCCGGCATGCAAAGCTTTGGCCGATAAATCTCTTTTCCCAATAAGGCTCGATTTCACGAACAAAAAGATGATGCACCACCCTATCTCGAAAATGCGCAGCAAAGACCTCTCTGTATTTTGGCGAAGAAAGCACAAATGCAATGGAGCGCCCTGGGCGGTATGTTTTCGCCTGCAAAGCATGCTCCAATGAAAAAATTTCGCGAAACTGCCGCAGCTCAAACTGCAGTGCACTGCTGCTGGACCGCTTTCGGCGTCGGCAATCTAAGTATGCGCGATGGAGATTTTCAGCGCTAAAGAGGTTTTCCTGCGCATGGGTGGCGCGAGAGGCAGCGGTAAGCATTACCATGTTCTGAACTCACGACCGCACTCAACGCACACACAACACAGATTTACTATTATCCTTATTGTTGTTGTTGATGTTGCCGTTGTTGAAGTTGACGTTCCAGGCGTTGTTGGAATTATCCACGTAGGAAGCCGACGTTTTATCCCGCTGATTAAAAGGCTTTGGCTCATGCCCTTTGGGTTAGAGCCTTGCTCAAAGATGCCGCTTGGGCTCAGCGAGTACAACCATGATAAAATAGACGCACGCATCACTTCAATTACCTTGATAACTGCAATGATGCTTCTGGCCGCTTGCTACTTTTACGCCACCCCTCGCATTGCTTTACAATTTCATGCCCTAACCGGGCCGCGTATTCGTAAGATTGATAGCTGGAAAAAACCTCCAGCTCTTTTGCAAGCACCAAAGCCAAGCTTAACTCCTCCGCCTTATCGCGCAGCTCCACCACTGCCTTGTACCTGTCTTCCCGCATGGTGTTGTTTACCTTGATGATTAAATTAAGCATGTCCCAGCCTGTTTCTCGCAGCCGGGCACCTATGGTGTATTTGTGATAACGAGAAAAACCTTTCACCGCATTTTCTAAATAAACCTGCAATCTTAAAGCTGATTTAAATACGGGCAGATTTTGGTAATGAGCCATGGTCACCTCAAAAAAAACAAAGGAACAAAGGAACAAAGGAACAAAGGAGCAAAGGAGCAAAGGAGCAAAGTTAAGGTCTGAACTCACGACCGCACTCAACGCACACACAACACAGATTTACTATCATCCTTAGTGTAGTTGCCGAGGCTGCCGAAGTAGAAGTTGACGGGCCAGGCGTTGTAGGGATTATCCACGTAGGAAGCCGACGTCCAATACCAGGCTGCTGAAATACCTGGAAACACGCTGGTGTTCACCGCTAGATTGTATCTGGAATCATCCACAATGCTTTGCAACTCATGAGGGCTCGGCAAGCGCCAATCGCTTTGGCCGCCATATACAAGGCTGCTGCAATAATCGATGGCATCTTGCCAAGGCTTTGTGCTGGGCAAATCTGCGCGCTGCCAAATCAGGCCGGTGAGATTGTCTTTGACCATTTCGCCGCTGCTGGCAGATTCTGGACAGCTATCCTGTGCTTCGCCGGCTGCATTGAGGCACGTATAAGAGGCGGTGTGCCTATCAGCATATTGCCCATCTTGGCCGCAAAACCCTGTGGCAGCGCAGGCATCGGTGCCATTACCAGCTGTGCCCGGGCACTCCACTATCGCAGTACCATTGTAACATGTGGTGATATTCGACGGCATGATAGGCGAGCAATCTTGGCCATATACCTGGCCGCTGGTGCAAGGTGCGCCTGGGATATAGCTGGATACCTCAGAGATGCATTCACCGCTGGAGCAGCCATTGCTACAAGAGATGAGCGTGCCTGCATCACAAGTGCCGCTGCCATTGCAAAGGCTTTCGCCGCGTACATTGCCATCTTCGCAGCTTGGTGCAGCGCATACTGTTTCGGCTGGATAATAAGCACACGCGCCTGCACCATTGCAGGTGCCGCTGGTGCCGCAAGTGGCAGCACCTTGGTCCGAGCAATCGCTGTAAGGGTCTTCACCGGCGAGCACACTGGAGCAGGTGCCATCGCTTACGCCTGTGTTGGCGCTCACGCAAGACGCGCAAGTGCTATTGCAGGCTCCATCGCAGCACACGCCGTCGGTGCAATGCCCGCTTTGACAATCGCTTGATTCATCACACGCTAGGCCATTGGCGGCATCAAGCATGCATACCCCATCATCACAATGGTTGCCGGCGGGGCATTCGCCATCGTTCTCACACGATACGCAGTTGTTGTTTGGGTCGGTGTCGCAAACGCCGCAATCATCCAATACTGCACTGCCGCCCCACGCGCCGGCGCAGTCTTCCACCAAGTTTTCGCTGCAGTCGGCCGAGCAGGCGTTATCTAGGTTGTCGCCGTCGTCGCAGGCTTCTGCGCCATTGGTGGTGCCGTCGCCGCAGTAAGGTCCAGCCAGTGATAGCTCTGTGGTGCAATCGCTGCTGCATGCTACGCAAGCTTGAGTGCCATAAGGGCAAGTGGTTTCGGTGTCGGTGTTGCCATCGTCGCAAGCTTCAGAACCATTTAACGCATCATCACCGCAATAGGATGTAACGCCCGCAACAT
The Deltaproteobacteria bacterium genome window above contains:
- a CDS encoding four helix bundle protein yields the protein MSSDLNFAPLLLCSFVPLFLCSFVFFEVTMAHYQNLPVFKSALRLQVYLENAVKGFSRYHKYTIGARLRETGWDMLNLIIKVNNTMREDRYKAVVELRDKAEELSLALVLAKELEVFSSYQSYEYAARLGHEIVKQCEGWRKSSKRPEASLQLSR
- a CDS encoding DUF1566 domain-containing protein; its protein translation is MKYYIQAWALLALFILAACTQAKPEEESAQAGFVLPIGQSLSADGLMAEIAVYSAGFSPQLEGSIETIALRESGGRLYGDINITAAPGEKLVRIYLSHVSAGALLWVGEWQAVIVGGAEASMGAFVQGTTEGDGSQFAADAHPSITQSDEPFGAEGQSNINQICTPESNTCNGNIAAVCSSNGFGFDVEDCTAMTDPNGGGVCNNAECVLNCNDPYYEQGGVCYTECGDGIVNNDAGEACDDEGESALCNENCTLSLCGDSVQNVSANEDCDDGNAITETCDYGELNCTVCSAACENVAGVTSYCGDDALNGSEACDDGNTDTETTCPYGTQACVACSSDCTTELSLAGPYCGDGTTNGAEACDDGDNLDNACSADCSENLVEDCAGAWGGSAVLDDCGVCDTDPNNNCVSCENDGECPAGNHCDDGVCMLDAANGLACDESSDCQSGHCTDGVCCDGACNSTCASCVSANTGVSDGTCSSVLAGEDPYSDCSDQGAATCGTSGTCNGAGACAYYPAETVCAAPSCEDGNVRGESLCNGSGTCDAGTLISCSNGCSSGECISEVSSYIPGAPCTSGQVYGQDCSPIMPSNITTCYNGTAIVECPGTAGNGTDACAATGFCGQDGQYADRHTASYTCLNAAGEAQDSCPESASSGEMVKDNLTGLIWQRADLPSTKPWQDAIDYCSSLVYGGQSDWRLPSPHELQSIVDDSRYNLAVNTSVFPGISAAWYWTSASYVDNPYNAWPVNFYFGSLGNYTKDDSKSVLCVR